GGTTTAGAAGGAAAGCTAAGGTTGCGTTGCATGCTGGGGCAATGGTTAACAACTCTGCTTTGTATGCCGATGATTATACCTGAGCTAAGTTTCAGTTGACATCAACCTGATTTGAGGCCTTTCTTTGGCCTCAAGCGAGCTCGGTATGCACAGGTATTCCAAGCAACAAGGTTTCGAGATTTTGTGTTAACCTGAGTTTGTtagttctcttctctgctctgagagatTTTTCCTGCGTGTTCCTGTTTTCCCCTTTTACCACAGGGCTGTCAGTTGTATTTCGATGAAGCTAACCACATAAGGAAAGAAGCCAGTAATTTTTAgttgcttttttaactttggTTCCAGTGTTTCAGTCATTATTTTGCTCTAAGTAGGTAACAGTGCTGCACCAAAACCCAAAATTTTGATTGCATTTGTTGTCATTACATTTGATTTGTATTCTCTTTAATGATCAAAGCAACCATGCCTGGGCAAATCCACTAAAACTCAGgcaaagtgattattattttaaaagaaaaaactttcttattggttaacaaatttctagtttctaaagaaactgctgTATTAAACTTCCTTATTGGTAGacaaatttttagtttctaaagaaactgctgTGTTACATTGGAGGGAAAGTGAAATATGGAAATTAGGTTTTATCaaaaaagttgataaaggttgaagaggcgaatctttgtttacactttttgcttcattaacacatgcttatcactatctgatgaggctaataaaataaaaactctgaatattgaaagggcataacagtttaagttttctctgaaaatttaagtccaattcatcgaatggtttcagagaaattctcttctaaacactccaaattttacagtGGATGTATggctcattaatttttttgccacccagcaattttgCCGTTTTTGAAGTCtaatatttccttcaatactgcttgcaaagagctgaaaattgcacaaattgctcaacttagtcagctctttcaacttttgcatttagctcatttATACGGCcgctgcttctattaggtaagtcgtttgctaatgagcaaaaatgtaaacaatgacgtcagcaaagattcgtcTATTGCCACTATGACAGATTTGGAGAGCTGATGCttcaagcattagcccttcatcagagcaaagtcagctttccaaatctttcccAGTGATAATTCAGCCgttatcaactcgtttcacAAAACCATATGATATATTCTCAACTATGTTATTGGCTTACACAATAATTACCGGTAAACCCAGTGGGTTAAATTGTGGGCTTGGCatataaaaaatgaacagaACAGGTTAAGGCGGCAAAACACGAGAGGCAAAAACCCTCAACTTGTCGCGCAACATTGCTTAGTTGGACGTTTTCGTCAATGTTTCCCGTTTTTCACCTTGCATGATCAACTTGTCCTGCAACAAAACATATGTTGCGGGTTGAAGAAAGGTGTTCCGAAAAGTAGAGCGCTGGTCTACTCTGAGCAAcaaattttggctttgttgCTCGTTTTTCTTCGAACCCAAAACTTGTCACGCAACAAATGCCGCCATATTAGATCCACACCAAGCAAATCAACCAATCCGTGCGCTGCATTTCTTCAACCAGcaacaaattttattgttgcGCGACAGGTTGATCACGCAAGGTGAAAGACGTGAAACATTGATCCAAAACTTGCAACGAAACAATGTAGCGCGACAAATTGAGGGTTTTTGTATCTCATATTTCGCCGCCTTTAAGAGTCTCAACTACAGGCAGGAGAcagaccagttggctttgAACAAGCACAGAGCTctgaggagttgaaccagagactacctggaacaaatccagctaactACTTGGGCACAATGCCAGGAAAGAACATTGACTTTGTGTAATCTTTTCCTACTGTAgcttttgtttcttaatttATTTGCAGTATCAATGAGGTGCAACGAGATGTGGAATACAGAGTCACCATCAGTCTAGGGAATTCAACAATTTTTCTTAACATGTATGAATGATTTATTTTAGGTTGGAATAAATTTTAACCTTTGATTCTCAGTTCCTTTGTCTCTGTACATAAGTAAACCATAATTATGTTTGGGAGACAAAGATAATTAAGACTGGAACTGGgttgaaagcattttgaactAAATTTCAGTTGGATCCAAAACTCATCCATCGTTATTCATACtacatatatttataattACTAAATGTCATTTGCCAATGATTTACTTCATGTGTTTTTGATCTTCATCactattatcatcatcattatcattattattgttataataataataataataataataataataataataataataatagtattattattattattattatattttttggAATTATTTACCACTCAAGCAGCAATACTCAACCTCAGTCAACATTTTACATAAAAACTCAAAATATATGTATAAGAAGACATCTTtctattattaattttattatagaCTTTTAGTTCTCTTAGTTTTAATAGTATTGTTACATGGATTTTAGATGCTTTTACTTTCAATCATTGAAAACCCTAGTTAAATCATGAAAGAttaattactttattttctGGTGTATAAGTCAAGATTTTGTGTCTTTAACAAGAATCACTCTAAAATATCCACCTCCACTTTAACACTGACTAAAACTTAAATGGTCACCCAGCAGATAGAAAAGTAGCACTTTTCCATCTGCTGGTGTAATAACAGAAATCCATGAAGTTGAATAGACGAGAGTAAAACCACCTCATTTCTGCTTATGCAATCAAGCACAACAGAGCATGATTCACATGATGTTGTTGGCTTTGTAACCCCTCATGTTGCTTTGTAACCTAGCAACTCAGTCATACAAGATGGAGCTTGTTGTATAAATGCGATGTCattcttttgtgtttcttGGGCTTGACCTTTTCTGGGCTTAGACACTGGGTCAACTTAAACCTTGGAAGTGCAGcaataattgttgttattgaaTATTACTGTTAGTTACTGTTATTGGCTATTTCCAGAACCTTGCCGCCACAATTTCCCAATGAGCGACCTGTTGTGAAAGTAGCTCCACAGCTTTTACATCCTTGGGTGAATGATCAGGTATAATTAAATCAGTTCAGGAGACGATGAGTAGGAGTGTACAACTGCACTATATTCCTGTTCCTATTTTCATAGACCAATTTATTTCTGGACCGAATTTCCCTTGAATGAGACTCCTGTGGGAGTACCGTGACCAATCACAAAGAACTAATTCGAGATCACTCCGTCACTGGActggaactgcctttctttcataaaagaaaaggtatactaaaaataggtcagtctgtaaaaatgctgtGAAATAGGCTTAGCATGGGATTTGTATGCTCCTTCTCATTGGCTCCTcattaataatagttattagtACTTagcaaatcagtggatagcaattttcgtgcgttttgattggctcccgtaacttggaatatccttggatattcactgttttgcgaatgGAGAGAAAAATTGCGCATCGTTTCgcaaaagtttcagaagaagaaattgaagaagtgttttttttttatccatctgatttggtaaaattaatactaaaacaactatccccctcagggtcggtgaagagcggtggatatatacctcgacgcttcgcgtctcgatatatatccaccactattcacctccccatcgggggatagttgtatattattagaaTACTTCAAAATGCAAtattaatgttaatttttcaCTGTGGCAGCAAATGTTcaacacattttctttttcaccttATCAGATGATGGTTGTTGGCTGTTCTGCAATCAACAATGTAAGTTATTTTACTAAAAAGTTTTTTTGGTAGATTTTTTTAAGACTACAGGGACAAAGTTGCAATTTATTATGTAACGATAGCAATGTTGATCTTTTCATgcgtgaagataacatgtaaTCACACAAAAGTTCACCTGGTATTTGCTTGGTGTTCATATAGTATAAGCTTGTAATAAAGGtgtcttgttttattttgattgcAGTTTTACATGCACTCTAACCTGGGTAGAGCTGTCATGGATATTATCAATGAGTTCAAAGATCATCCACCCCAGTTTATTGGCTCACAGACATCTCAAACACCGTAAGAGttttcaatgaattttttcactttttgcttcttcttttcatttctttatttgatatttgatTGGTGTATTGTAAATAGATTTTAGCAATAGCCAGCTGTACAATGGTGgggcatttttatttttatctcatGCAATTACTATTGCAAGTAACCAGGCtgttaagacggattccgttcaaagttcgcgcaatacttgcaaaaattatttactaaaaatctactcacaacACGGTAACTtgttgaatgctatttaaaagatcttattgtaattcagttctttaagtgaccccgcgatgaaatccccaagcattctcgagaaatttaatgtcaaacttcgtaagaatgctaaaagcgagtgttattgtgttttacaactaacgcgaaatgtcctttttaactgaaatatggataacttcaagttcaattttctctcgcggggtcagcttgagagcttaaatctcgataggatcttcttacctttattcaaaatattaccatgctaagaggattttttggtaacttaatttttgccaatttttgccattattgctcgaatgttgtgcggaaatcatcttaaactGAGTTCCTTGTGTTTTGACATATGATACCCTGAGATGCCTATACAAAGATGCTTGAAtctcatcattattattgcgTAGCTCCTCCACCCCCTACTTATTAAACAGACACAACCCACAGCCCCTCTATTCACTCTGACGATTACCAACACTCGAAATATCAGCTTCGTTATTTCGTCAAGGTGGTAATTTGATCTTTATTAGCTTGTTTGATGTCCAAATTTAATGTCTTAAATGGGGCCATTAGCTTTAAAAGTTGTTATTCATGTATAAGGTCGTGTAAGTTCATTGAAATCTTGCACCAAGGAATGCTTCAAAATTTTCCCTTCACAGAGGCACAAATTTGttcatagagcagttttcaaatgactgtcgaaagtaattacgtgattgcgatcgctacgcttagtgattggctcaaaagactcgcgccagtttttcaaccaatgagaagcaaaaccaaaaccaaccgTACCATGTACGCgtcatttttcccgcgctttgagagagttacaggtaattgcttggaattgtgattggttcatctcGCTGTTtactcctgttgtgattggtcggagtaattgctttggttttggtttttcgacagtcatttgaaaaccgctctaagtCAATCGTAAGAGCTAAGTGTGTACCCCATCAGAAGAAGCCTCCATCTCCATTAGCTTCTTCAgacaaccctttcccgagcggtagatttaaaaattgaaccattTCGTATTGTAATGCGCTTTCTCCCTGCTGTTTGACGTAAGACAATActactgtcatttctctattttcattggctctgtCCGCAATCAGCGCGCGAAATTTCTCCAGGGGACccttctatttataaatctactcgggaaagggttgacttcAAGGGCTTGTATAGGAGGTGGAgactccatctgatgggctcctggctGAGCTGATATATCCTCTCAGTTGCTTTGTAAAAAATGTGaactgttttttattttcaagatttACAACGAGTCCAAGTAGCTTTCAGCCGTTAAGTAGTTACAGCTTTGCTGGTTATCAGCCAAGGTTCCCTCCTCCATCTTCGGCACCTCCAATACCTCCATCACTGTCTTCTCTTAATTCGCCATTGAGCCAGTATGCGCCTCCATCTGTCTCTAGTCCCGTAACAGCCATGTCTCATTCGCCAGCAAATGCTCAGGTAAGCctgatttttgcttttttgtttcgcttttgttttgcagtaCGTTTTCTAGTAATCGGAAAGTCCGAGATACCTGACTTGGAAGAAGCGCTGAATTTATTTTTCGGTACTCCCCTTACTCGCATCGCTTGTCCCGCGAGTCTCGCTCATTTGCGTGTTTTTCGCGGGGGATCACTCTAAGTAATAAAATGCGATCAGTCCAGTGATATCATTCTTCGCGTGTCCATGTTTTTCACCCGCACTTTCATAGATAACTCGAAAAAATCAACTGCAACTCGAAGTTCAGTGATGGAGGTGATGTTACCAAACTACCTCATGTGATTTTTCAAAGCCTTAATTTAAAACAggtgtcatttttttaatgggGTTTGACCGGCAGGCAGCGTGGCTGAATGGTTAGTACGCCGGATTTCCCTATGTCCCGCGTTGACAACCTGGTTCAACTACTCTGCTGAACTTGTACAAGggcaactggtctgcctcctgtcatttgggattcttaacctgttcgGTTCATTTGTTGTATTCTGTTGCTAATTGTATAGTAGGTTCATAACAGCCTATCGCTGCCAATTATCAACCAACTTAtcaaatatattattattattaataataataataataataataatattattattattattattgttattatttatattatttatcTCCTTTATCACAGTCTCTGCTGGTGTCCCGGGTGCATACCATGCACGTGGGGCATCAGACACACAAGTCATTCATTCTGATCATGCATTAAGCACCTTCCTGAGGATTCGTGCAGATCccagattattattattattattattattattattattattatcatttttattattatttctagaGACGTGAAGCTTTCACGCCTCTTATTGTATTCAAAGCGAAAAAAACCGACGTCACGCAGGCCGAGTTTGTCCCCCTAGTGCAACCACATTGAAAGCCATTAAGCTTTGTAAATGGTCAACGTGTAACAGGACGGCCTTTTTGGGggaagtttttttcaaatgatcaTTCTTTGCTTTTTAATCATAGATCACTCAGACAACTCCTTCTAGACCACCACCCATTCCACCTCGACCGTCGGCAAAAGCACCAAGTTCGTTCGCGGAACTTGATTCATTCAGGTACTCATTCAaagatattagggagcttaagcatgcaacgtttttgagccacggacggggACTGGAAGTGTAcggttttcctattttacttgtcttcacactaccacatttatatttttaagtctcttcGTCTTTGCGCTAGTAGAGACGAtcactttgaaaatctgggagagaccaatgtcctggcctgcaaaatgttcacttttcgtccgtggctcaaaaacgttgcatgcttaagctccctattagtCAGTATACCTCGTTACTTTCCACGTTAACCGTTCCTAATTCACTTTTTCTGAGGGATTTCgtatttttgatttttcattatttctgCTGTTTTGTGTCTGATGCGCACATAATTATGTACGCACATAAGGTGAAATTTCAAGGACACTGTTCCCTGAAGTATATTTCACGTAGCCTgcattgggaaaacaaaatgttccaAAACTAAATCCGTGAAATGAGCGCCTAATCGTATTCAGTAAAATGGGTGTTTGATCATGGGTAATCCTGGTGTGTATATACACGACGTCCTCTCTAAGGGTGCAGTAACAAGGTTAGCACAGTGAAGggagcactcgccttccacaataggccttttgcaacacacgatcacatggtacatggtggcgggcaagctcattattattcccgcactgggacattaaaacaaagagacctgaaccagtgaagcttgacttggctttgttttgatgtcccagtgcgggaataataatgagcttgcctgccaccatgtaccatgtgaccgtttgttgcaaaaggcctattgtgACTGCCCCTCCCCTACTTCCTGTTCTTATCCGACCCCTCCCCCAATACAAACAATACAAAGCAAGACTGGTTCGGACGGCTGTGAGGATTGAACGTGTATTTCCAATACTTCTCTAGGCATGGCCTTACCTCATCAAGAAgtagggaaaaaaatttgctgTTACATCTGTTTTACCgtcagatttaaaaaaaaaaattcaaaaagtgaGCCACTGAGAGAGCTGAAGTTATAGGATTACAACTTGGTTAACCTGAGATGCTAACCCtgtcaactgaaaaaaagggaGCTTTTAAGCAAAAACAGGAGGCCGgaaatagagcagttttcaaatgactgtcgaaagtaattacgtgattgcgtttgctacgcttagtgattggcttaaaagactcgcgccagtttttcaaccaatgagacgcaaaaccaaaaccaatcacaccatgtacgcgtgatttttcccgcgcttcgagcgagttacaggtgattgctaggaattgtgattggttcatcgcgctgtttgttcctgttgtgattggtcggagtaattgctttggttttggtttttcgacagtcatttgaaaaccgctctatacaCCGAAAACGGAAGGTTTCCAGCCAAAGTGGGAAGGTTGAGAAGGTTGGAATCTCAGGTCTACGGAGGCCTGAATTCCGGGGTAAGGTTTCAAATCTCTCAGTCGACGACAATGTTGAGGAATGGACTGATGATTTTTTTGGTGTTCTGTGAGAGTAAACTTTGATTGCCGAACTTAATTCATAGCTTAGAAGAACTCAAAGATCTGAATGACAAGCCTGAGGTCATGGAAGTATTTTTAGCAAATTTGGAATCAGTAAGTAACTCACGTGAATGTCACCTTAGTAAGTTGTATCAGTATGTATGTATCACTGTTGTGGTATCGTGCTTTATTACATactatgtgtggatatcagtgtgataaagccgtgaataaaaatgatacccgtgaagtgataggatatcatttcactgcagtgaaatgatatcatatcacttcacaggtttgaattgtccaatcaaatagattgtaataatttggttggaccaatcgggttgcacgttatattttagctgacgcctggcgtcaaatttggcgggaagaattgctttgcagttttatcaacgctttcttcaacttggtggcttgattttttttaagcatgtaatatgtaataaacaaattattacatgttaagagcctgatatcgaagactcgc
This sequence is a window from Acropora palmata chromosome 9, jaAcrPala1.3, whole genome shotgun sequence. Protein-coding genes within it:
- the LOC141893447 gene encoding vacuolar protein sorting-associated protein 37A-like, whose translation is MSWLFGSSKTSKSQLPPTTALQQQRMKQVDSLRSFHNINEVQRDVEYRVTISLGNSTIFLNITLPPQFPNERPVVKVAPQLLHPWVNDQMMVVGCSAINNFYMHSNLGRAVMDIINEFKDHPPQFIGSQTSQTPFTTSPSSFQPLSSYSFAGYQPRFPPPSSAPPIPPSLSSLNSPLSQYAPPSVSSPVTAMSHSPANAQITQTTPSRPPPIPPRPSAKAPSSFAELDSFSLEELKDLNDKPEVMEVFLANLESVKKFDVDKEKVMLKNEELARFNLSLQSKLETSKDELLKMCERLSDLKQTFVKSSQKQQELTEVLSMASIRTQMEIAANEAEEQSEAIADEFLAKQMPLEEFIQKFLEKRKLCHSRRAKEDKLRHLHTRY